From the Clostridium cagae genome, the window AATACCATTTTCGTGCATCCATTTAACTTGAGGATACACCGGTGCAGCACCAACTCCACCTGCTACAAAAATAATATTTTTCTTTTTTAATTCTTCTAAATCTTCATTAATAAATTCACTTGGTTGTCCTAATGGTCCAACAAAGTCACTTACATAATCATTAACTTCATATTGAGCCAATTCCTTTGTACTCTTTCCAACAGTTTGAAAAACTATTGTTACTGTTCCCTTTTTGCTATCATAATCTGCAATAGTTAAAGGAATTCTTTCACCTTTGTCATCATTTTTTATTATTATGAATTGACCAGGTTTTGCTGATTTTGCTACCCTTGGAGCTTCTATATCCATTAAAAAGATATTATTTGTAAGCTCTCTTTTACTAACTATCTTATACATTTCTGTTCCCCCTGTTCAGATTTTATGTGCATACTATAAATATACACTAATTTGATAAATTTTTGAAATTATTTTTTGAATATTTGCTTAATTAATATGTTATTTTACTTAAATGTATATATTTTCTATTTATTTGTACGAACTCGTAATAAGAATATATCTACTAATTTAGATCTATTCTTTATATGTAAGTACTATTCTAAAACATACGCTAAAAATAAAAAACTAATTTAATGAAAATTTAAATAGACTTCCACTAAATTAGTTTTTTATTATACTATATTCAAAATAAACATCTCACTAATATCTACTTCTTTCTTTCAAGGCTCTTTGCATTTCTCTATTATGAGCTTTTTCTAGCATAGAATCTCTTTTATCGTAATCTTTCTTACCTTTACAAATACCCAAAGCAACTTTAACTTTTCCAGCTTTTAAGTATAATGTTAATGGAATTAAAGTATATCCATCTCGAGATACTAAACCTGCTAATCTGTGAATTTCTGACTTGTGTAATAATAATTTCTTTTCTCTTAAAGGCTCAACATTAAATATATTGCCTTGTTCATATGGACTTATATGCATGCTTAATATAAAAATTTCACCATTTCTGATATCTGCATAAGACTCTTTTAAATTAGCTCTACCATTTCTAATAGATTTTACTTCTGTTCCAACCAATGCAATACCAGCTTCAATAGTTTCCTCTATAAAATACTCATGTCTTGCTTTTCTATTTTCTGCTAAAGTATTTGAACTTTTTTTTCTTACCATTTAATCACCCACAAATAATTATAAATTTTAACGTATAGCTGTATTTTAACATAGTGTTTCTGTACTCATAAACGACACATATTTAAAATACAGCCTACTGTATAATTTAGGTTTCATATTAACTTTCATATAAAAATTATAATATAACTAATATTTTTAATCAATTAATAGATGTTTAATTAAGAATGGTATCTTCTTCTGAAGATAAAAGTTCATTTATAATTTCTTTACTGGTTTTTTCTTCATTATTCTCTTTATCTTCATTATCTTCATCTATTTTTGTTGAAACTAGTTTAAAATAAATTTCTCTATTATCTATATCAACCTTAACACATTTTACTTTTACTTCATCTCCAAGCTTATGCATGTTCTTTGTCTTTTCACCAATTAACGCTAAATGTGCTTCATCAAATATATAGTAATCATCGTCTAATTCAGTAACATGAACTAATCCTTCAATAGTATTTGGTAACTCAACAAACATACCAAAAGATGTAACAGAAGATATCATTCCATCAAATTCTTCTCCTATTTTATCAAGCATATATTCAGCTTTCTTTAAATCATCAACTTCTCTTTCAGCTTCTTGAGCTACTCTTTCTTTTTCAGATGATTGTTTTGCTGCTACATCAACTATTGGTACTAATTTCTTAAATCTTGCATCATCAATTTCTCCATTAAGATGTTCTTTTATTATTCTATGAATTTGTAAGTCAGGATATCTTCTTATTGGAGATGTAAAGTGACAATAATACTGTGCAGCTAATCCAAAGTGACCTACACATTCTGGTGCATAACGTGCTTGCATCATTGATCTTAATAATAATGTACTTACTATTGTCTCTTCTTTTTTTCCTTTAACTTGTTCTAATATACTTTGTAAAGTTTTTGGATTTACATCTTCACTCCAATTAATTTTATATCCTAAATTATATATAAATTCTTTAAATTTAACTAACTTTTCTTCATCTGGAGTTTCATGAACTCTGTATACAAAAGGAAGTTTGCTCCAGAACATATGCTCAGCAACTGTTTCATTACAAATTAGCATAAATTCTTCTATAATTTTATTAGCTATTTCACGTTCATATGGTTTTATATCTATTGGCTTTCCCATTTCATCTAAGATTATCTTTGATTCTTCAAAGTCGAAGTCAATGGCTCCTCTTTTCATTCTCTTACTTCTTAATATTAAGCAAAGTTCTTCCATTAACTTAAAATCATCACAAAGATAATCATATTTTTTTATTAATTCTTCATCGTTATCTCTTAATATCTTAGTAACATCAGTATATGTCATTCTTTCACTTGTTTTAATAACACTTTCCATTATCTCATGATCTACGACTGTTCCTTTATTGTTTATTACCATAAAGCAACTTAATGCTAATCTATCAACTTTTGGATTTAATGAACATATACCATTAGATAATTGTTTAGGTAGCATAGGAATAACTCTATCTATTAAATAAACAGATGTAGCTCTTTTCAATGCTTCCTTATCTAATATATTATTTTCTCTAACATAATTAGTAACATCTGCAATGTGAACTCCTAATTTAAAGTTTCCATCTTCCAATTTTTCTATAGATACAGCATCATCTAAATCCTTAGCATCTTCACCATCTATAGTTACCATTCTAAGATCTCTTAAATCTACTCTTCTCTTATATTCTTCAGGCTTTATAGTTTCTGGAATTTGTTCTGCAAATTTTAAAACTTTTTTACTGAATTCTTCTGGTAAACCAAACTTTCTTATAATTGTTAAAATATCAATACCTTTATCGCCTTTTTTACCTAATACTTCTTTTATTAATCCTTCTGGACTTCTTTTTCTATCAGGCCATTTAGTTATTTCTACTATAACTACATCACCATTTTCTGCTCCATTTCTATCCTTTTTAGAAATAAAAATATCTTGAGTAATTCTTGTATCTTCTGAAACAACAAATCCAAAGTTTTTATTGTCTTCATATATACCTACTATTTTAGTTGTATTTCTTTCAAGGATTTTATAAACTTCGCCTTCTCTTTTTTTAGTATTAGAATTTTCTCTTGTTATTTCAACTTGTATTTTATCTCCATTTATTGCTCCGTTCATACATGAACCTGGAATAAATACATCACTTTCGCCTTCTACATCTGGTATTAAAAATCCAAATCCCTTTGGATGTGCTTGAAGTCTTCCAGTAATTAAGCCTACACGCTCTTCTATTACTGATGCATTTTCGGCTATAAAGTATTTGTTCTTTTCAGTAGTTGAAATCAATCCTTCATTCCCCATAATTTTTAACATCTTTTTGAAATCACCATATTCATGTGATTTTATATCAAAAACAAGAGCCAACTCTTCAATAGTCATTGGACTATAAGCAGGTTCTTTCATAAAACTTAATAATGTTTCTTTTATTGTCATAACACGTCCTCCTGTTATCTTGACTGATAGCAAATATTTCTATTATATTAAGTATATACTACCACAATAACATTTTATAATATATATTTTTTATAATTATCTTTAGTATTTACTTATAAATTTAAATTTATTTCATTTTAACAAAAAAAGACTGCAAATTATTAATTTATAAATAAATTTAACTTGCAATCTTTCTCTCTAAAATATAGCTTAATCTAATTGTTTATTTAATAAATAGATTTATCAAAATTCCACCGTATTTTAATATTACTGGTGCAAATACTACTGAAACAATTGTCATAAGTTTTATTAAAATATTCATAGATGGTCCTGAAGTATCTTTAAATGGATCTCCAACTGTATCTCCTACAACCCCTGCTTTATGAGCATAACTTCCTTTTCCACCATGTACTCCACTTTCAATATATTTCTTAGCATTATCCCATGCACCACCAGCATTTGCCATCATAATTGCAAGCATAACACCTGTAACTACACCACCACCAATTACTCCTGCTAGTGCTTCAGTCCCTAATAATATTCCAACTAACAATGGCACTGCTATAGCCAATATTCCTGGAAGTATCATTTCTTTTAATGCTGCATTAGTTGATATTTCAACACATTTTGAATAATCTGGTTTTTGAGTTCCTTTTAATATTCCATCATTTTCCTTAAATTGTCTTCTTACTTCCTCAACCATTTGAGTTGCGGCTTTTCCTACTGATTGCATAGTTAATGCAGCAAAAAGGAATGGTAACATACCCCCAATTAAAACTCCAACTAATGTTAATGGATTAAGTAAATTTATAGTTTCTAGATTTACTATTTGTGAATATGATGCAAAAAGTGCCAAAGCAGTAAGTGCTGCCGAACCAATAGCAAATCCTTTTCCTATTGCTGCTGTTGTATTACCAACAGAATCTAATTTATCAGTTATCTCTCTGATGCTATCATCTAAATCACACATTTCTGCTATTCCTCCAGCATTATCTGCTATTGGTCCATATGCATCAACAGCAACTGTTATAGCTGTTGTTGATAACATGCCCACTGCTGATAGTGCTATACCATATAAGCCTAATGCAGTATCTTTTGCTCCACCTATTGCAAAAAATGATACTATTATTCCTACAGCAATTAATAGTATAGGTACAACTGTTGATTTCATTCCAACTGATAATCCTGCTATAATATTTGTTGCAGGACCTGTCTCTGACTCATTTGCAATAAATTTAACTGATTTATAATCAGCAGAAGTATAGAATTCAGTAATTTTACCAATTAATAACCCTATTAGTAATCCAGCAATTACAGGTAAGAAAATTTTATAGCTTCCAAGTAAATATTTACAAGCTATAAATCCTGCTACTAATACTATTGCACCTGAAATTGTACTACCTAAATTTAAAGCCTTTTGAGGATTATCTCCTTTATATGACTTAACAAATACAATTCCTATTAATGATGCTAAAATACCTATTGAAGATAAAACTAATGGGAAAATTACTATTTCTTTTCCCCATGAACTAACCAATACAGCGCCTAGAGTTATTGCAGATATAATTGATCCAACATAAGATTCAAATAAATCTGCTCCCATACCTGCAACGTCTCCAACATTATCACCAACATTATCTGCTATAACAGCTGGATTTCTTGGATCATCTTCTGGAATACCAGCTTCAACTTTCCCCACTAAATCTGCTCCAACATCAGCTGCTTTAGTATAAATTCCACCACCAACTCTTGCAAATAAAGCAATAGATGATGCACCTAATCCAAATCCTGTTATATACTCTACATTTAAATCAAATACAATTGAAAAAATACTTAATCCAATTATACCTAGTCCTACTACACATAATCCCATTACTGTTCCACCAGAAAAAGCAACTGATAGTGCCTCTTTTATTCCTGATTTTGCAGCCTCGGCTGTTCTAACATTAGATTTTACAGCTATTCTCATACCAATATAACCTGCTATAATTGAAAATAGTGCACCAACAACAAATGCTATTGCTGTTTTATAATTTAAAAATACTAGTATAGCAATAGCAACTACTACTATAAAGACACATAAGTAAGAATATTCCTTTCTTAAAAAAGCCATTGCACCTTCTTCAATATAACCAGAAATTTCAATCATCTTTTCATTTCCAGGGCTTTTTTTCAATATATCCTTTGCTAAAAAAATGACAACAATAAGAGCAATAAAACCAGCTATTAATGAAACATATAATAGATTCATATATTTCCTCCTTATATTTTATTGGTTTTTATATATTATTTATTCTTATGTATAATTTTTGTATTTCATGACAATAAAATAATTCTATTTGTCTATTTAGTATACATTATTATATTATATGTCTATTGATACAAAATCTTAGTTTCATATTTTAGTTAAGTAAAGAACTCTTAATTTTAAGTTAATCCTTTAGCATATAGATTTTTAGCTTTCAGATGTCATATAGTTTACTCTACATAATAAATAACTAAGATCACCCTATGGAAATTCCTTTTACATATTTTATATCCGTATTCTTTAAGCTAATTGTTTTTATTTTAATCTATGTTTATATATGAACTAGGTTAATTATCCTTACAATTTAACTTTTGTAATTCTTAATCAAATATTGTCATCTTTATTGATTTTTCATTTTATAATTTGCTAAAAAATAAAAGTAAGGACTACTTCTCATTAAGTAGTCCTTACTTTTATTTCATAAAGTTTAATATTAATGTATTAAGTGCAAATAATCCTGTAAAAATCCAAGTTAATCTTACAAGCATTACTTCCTTAGTTCTTGCTTTATTTTTTGAAAAGAATGTATCTTTTGATCCACCTTGTATTAATCCACTTAAAGCATCAGCTTTACTAGGTTGCATAAATATAGTTACTACTATCAATAAACCTAATAGTACTTCTACACCCATTAACATACTTTGCATAGGTAATCCCTCCTATATAGTTAACTCGTTACAAAATAACATATTTATTAAAATTGTAACATAACATTTATTTTATTACAACTTTTCATTAATGTAAAGCTTCTAAATTTATACAGAATAAATCTTTTTAAATCCAAATTTCTAATATATAAATAATACTTAATTCCTGTTGGTATTCCCATTATTTGAATTAACATCTTCTAGAAATTATAAAACTAAAAAACAGCTACAAATTGCAGCCGTTTTTTAGTTTTGTTAGATGCTATATATCTTATTTCATTTTATAAATTTATTTTTTTATATTAAAAAATGCTTTTTTTCCTCTATATTCAGCTACATCTTCTAATTCTTCTTCTATTCTTAATAATTGATTGTATTTTGCAACTCTTTCAGATCTAGCTGGTGCACCTGTTTTTATTTGTCCTGCATTAACTGCAACAACTAAGTCAGAAATTGTAGTATCTTCAGTTTCTCCAGATCTATGAGAAATAACAGCAGTATATCCTGCTCTATTAGCCATTTCTATTGCATTTAAAGTTTCAGTTAATGTACCAATTTGGTTTAATTTTATAAGAATTGAATTGGCTGCACCAATCTCTATTCCTTTTTCTAATCTTTCAGTATTAGTAACAAATAAATCATCACCTACTAATTGAACTTTCTTTCCTAATCTTTCATTTAACAACTTCCATCCATCCCAATCTTCTTCTGCCATACCATCTTCAATTGAAATTATTGGATATTTATTCACCCAATCTTCAAAGAAATCAACCATTTCAGCTGATGTCAATGTTTTGCCTTCATTTTCTAATACATATTTTCCATCTTTATAATATTCTGAAGATGCTGCATCTATAGCAATGAACATATCTTCTCCTGCTTTATATCCTGCTTTAGTTATTGCTTCTATAATAACATCAATAGCTTCTGCATTTGATTTTAAATTAGGAGCAAATCCACCCTCATCTCCAAGTCCAGTAGCATATCCTTTATCCTTAAGAGTATTTTTTAATGTATGGTATACTTCAGCACACATTCTTAAAGCTTCAGTAAAACTTGTAGCACCTACTGGCATAATCATAAACTCTTGTAGATCTACTGAATTATCAGCATGTGATCCACCATTTATTATGTTCATCATAGGTACTGGTAAAACTTTTGCATTTACACCTCCAACATATTTATATAAAGATAATCCTAGTGCATTAGCAGCAGCATTTGCAACAGCTAATGACACTCCTAAGATTGCATTAGCCCCTAGTTTTCCTTTATTATCAGTTCCATCTAATTCTATAAGCATTTTATCTATATATGGTTGATCAAATACATTACAACCTATTAAAGCTTCAGCAATTGTATCATTAACATTTTGTACTGCAGTTAATACACCTTTACCTAAATATTTATCTTTGTCTCCATCTCTTAACTCTACTGCTTCATACATACCAGTTGATGCCCCTGATGGTACTGCAGCTCTTCCTATTGTTCCATCTTCAAGATATACTTCTACTTCTACAGTTGGAAAGCATCTTGAATCTAATATTTGTCTTGCAACGACGTCTATTATTTCTAAGTAATCGTTCATTTAATTACCCTCCTTGAATTATATGAAATTATTTGATAATATTTATCAATTTCATTTATATATATAAAACATAAAAATGAAAAGATTTTTTTAATTACCTTAATATTATTGCTAATAATCAATCTTAATATTCAAAAAACATATTTAACTATTTTTTGTATTGAGGTATTAATTTACTTTTGCATATGTTAAAGTCTATGCCAAACACAGCTTACATTTTAAAGTTCATTTTGGTACATTTAGACTTTATAAGTCATAATTTAGTAGTAACCAATATTATAGGAGCTTGTATAGATATGGTTACATTATCAGCTATTCATTGGGTTTACTTGATATTTATAGGATTAATTTTACTATCTGTTATACTAAAAAAAGATATTTCAATTATATGTATAATAGGTATTTTATCAATAGCATTTATGAATAATTTTTCTATTTCCGAATCTATTATGTCTGTTTTTAATGGTTTTCTTTATGCAATCAAAGAACTACTTCCTATAATACTTATAATTTCTGTAATTACTGCTCTTAGTAATCTTCTTTCTGTAACAGGAATAAATGAAGTTATGATCTCCCCTTTAGCTAAATTAATAAAAAATAAAGTATTAGCTTATTGGATTATTGGTATTTCTATGATGATAATCTCATGGTTTTTCTGGCCATCACCAGCAGTAGCACTAATTGGAGCTATTTTAGTTCCAGTAGCAGCAAAAGCAGGACTACCTAAATTAGGAGCTGCGATTGCTATGAATATATTTGGGCATGGTATTGCTTTATCAAGCGATATCATAATACAAGGTGCTCCAAAGATAACTTGTGATGCTGCTGGTATAGCTATTAACGAGTTCATGCCATCAATAATAATTTTAGAATTAGTTATGGGACTTACTACAAGTATTTTAGCTTTTTACTTTATAATGAAAGATATTAAAAATAATAACCTTAATTCAACAAGCGATAATCTAGATTTAGAAGAGGATTTTAAAGAAGATTTTAAAGATAATATATCTAAAACAAAGAAAAATTTTTTAGCTTTCTTAGTATTGTTTTCTTATGCCTTAGATGTTGCTTTCATGTTTTTATTATCCATTAAAGGTGAAAATGCAACTTCATTAATTGGTGGCACTACCTTGTTTTTATTGCTTATAATCTTCTTAAGTATATTTAAAGACATTAAAAAAACTCAACTAACTTCATACTTAATAGATGGATTTCAATTTGCATTTAAAGTTTTTGGTGCTGTAATTCCTATAGCTACATTTTTTTATTTAGGTGGTAGTGGATTTGAACAAATTATTGGTAATCCATTAACTAGTGCTTCAGAAGGAATAATAAATGATTTAGGTATAGCTCTTTCCAATGCTGTTCCTTTAAATAAAATCATTGCAACATTTACCGTTTCTGGCGTTGGAATACTAACTGGATTGGATGGTTCAGGATTCTCTGGGCTCTCCCTTATTGGTTCATCAACTAGGTTATTCTCTTCATCTCTATCACTAAATTCCTCTCCATTAGCTGCTTTAGGTCAAATCTGTACAATTTGGATTGGTGGTGGGACTTTAATACCTTGGGCATTAATTCCTGTCGCTGCTGTTTGTAAAGTATCCCCATTTGAGCTAGCAAGAAAAAACTTTCTTCCTGTTACAATAGGATTAATTACAACCATGCTGTTTGCCTTAGTTTTTTTAATCTAAAAATAGGACTATGTTTTAAAATAAAAATTACCGTTAACCTAAATGATTACATCATCAGTTAGATTAACGGCTTTAATTTTTTATTTTTCATTATTAAAATACCTGTCAAACTTAATGCTCCATTGATTTGCTTTGTTTTTATCTATTTCTTTAATTCCTTCAAGAAATTCATCTAAAACACCAATTCTTTTTAATCCCTTCATTAAGTGCCTTGGATAATCTACTTTTCTAGAGTATGCTTTTTTAGGATCAATTATCATTAGCTTTTCATCTTCAGATACGAATATATCCTTACATCTCGTATCGAGTTTAGTAAATTTAAGTTTTTTAAACTCTGTTAATAAATTGTATATCTTTCTTATTAATTTTTTACTTAAACCATTCTTCTTAATATAGTCATCTAATCGTTCACCATCTACTATTTCTCTCACGACATATAGCTTACCTCTTTTATAAAGTCTTGGAAAATACTTCGAACCATTTGTTCTATACAATATACCTCCCTCGTCCTTACATACTTTTTGTGTTAAGAAAATTTTCACTACTTTATTTCCTGGCAACTCATAAACTATCCCATTATTTCCTTGTCCAAGATATTTTCCTTCTTTAAATAGTTTTTCTGTCTTTTCATCAAAATCAGCAGAATAAGCAAAATTTCTTTTCATTTCATCAATCCTAAGTCTTTTTTATAAATATATTATCTAAAGTCTAACTTTATGCAAAGAAAAAGTTCTTGTTATCTAAAAAGCTTTTATTTCTTTGACTATATTCTTTAACATGTGTTTATATATAGGATTAGTAAAATGGCATTGTAATTTGCTTATGAATATATAAACTCTCGGCTAAAACATATTTAATTTAAAAATTTCCATATAAAAAAGAGTCTAGTAATTTATTTTTACTAAACCCTTTTAAAAATCATTTATTATTTAGTTGTCACTAAATTTTCTCCTGTCATTTCAGCAGGAACTTCTAATCCTAATTGATTTAACATTGTTGGAGCTATATCTGCTAGCTTACCATCTTTTATAGTTTTTCCTTCTGTGTTATTTGCAATCCAAACAAAAGGTACTGGATCTATTGTATGCGCTGTAAATGGATTTCCTGTTGAGAAGTCTATCATAGTTTCAGCATTACCGTGGTCAGCTGTTATGAATAAACATCCATCTTTTTCTAACATTTTGTCAGCAATTTTTCCTAAGCATTCATCAACAGATTCTATAGCTTTAACAGCTGCTGGAATAACCCCTGTATGTCCAACCATATCTGGATTTGCAAAGTTTAAAATTACCATATCATACTTATCTGAATCTAATCTATTTAATAACTCATCAGTTACTTCGTATGCACTCATTTCTGGTTTTAAATCATATGTAGCAACTTTAGGTGATGGAATAACAACTCTTTCTTCA encodes:
- the rnr gene encoding ribonuclease R, which produces MTIKETLLSFMKEPAYSPMTIEELALVFDIKSHEYGDFKKMLKIMGNEGLISTTEKNKYFIAENASVIEERVGLITGRLQAHPKGFGFLIPDVEGESDVFIPGSCMNGAINGDKIQVEITRENSNTKKREGEVYKILERNTTKIVGIYEDNKNFGFVVSEDTRITQDIFISKKDRNGAENGDVVIVEITKWPDRKRSPEGLIKEVLGKKGDKGIDILTIIRKFGLPEEFSKKVLKFAEQIPETIKPEEYKRRVDLRDLRMVTIDGEDAKDLDDAVSIEKLEDGNFKLGVHIADVTNYVRENNILDKEALKRATSVYLIDRVIPMLPKQLSNGICSLNPKVDRLALSCFMVINNKGTVVDHEIMESVIKTSERMTYTDVTKILRDNDEELIKKYDYLCDDFKLMEELCLILRSKRMKRGAIDFDFEESKIILDEMGKPIDIKPYEREIANKIIEEFMLICNETVAEHMFWSKLPFVYRVHETPDEEKLVKFKEFIYNLGYKINWSEDVNPKTLQSILEQVKGKKEETIVSTLLLRSMMQARYAPECVGHFGLAAQYYCHFTSPIRRYPDLQIHRIIKEHLNGEIDDARFKKLVPIVDVAAKQSSEKERVAQEAEREVDDLKKAEYMLDKIGEEFDGMISSVTSFGMFVELPNTIEGLVHVTELDDDYYIFDEAHLALIGEKTKNMHKLGDEVKVKCVKVDIDNREIYFKLVSTKIDEDNEDKENNEEKTSKEIINELLSSEEDTILN
- the secG gene encoding preprotein translocase subunit SecG, which encodes MQSMLMGVEVLLGLLIVVTIFMQPSKADALSGLIQGGSKDTFFSKNKARTKEVMLVRLTWIFTGLFALNTLILNFMK
- the smpB gene encoding SsrA-binding protein SmpB, whose translation is MVRKKSSNTLAENRKARHEYFIEETIEAGIALVGTEVKSIRNGRANLKESYADIRNGEIFILSMHISPYEQGNIFNVEPLREKKLLLHKSEIHRLAGLVSRDGYTLIPLTLYLKAGKVKVALGICKGKKDYDKRDSMLEKAHNREMQRALKERSRY
- the eno gene encoding phosphopyruvate hydratase; this encodes MNDYLEIIDVVARQILDSRCFPTVEVEVYLEDGTIGRAAVPSGASTGMYEAVELRDGDKDKYLGKGVLTAVQNVNDTIAEALIGCNVFDQPYIDKMLIELDGTDNKGKLGANAILGVSLAVANAAANALGLSLYKYVGGVNAKVLPVPMMNIINGGSHADNSVDLQEFMIMPVGATSFTEALRMCAEVYHTLKNTLKDKGYATGLGDEGGFAPNLKSNAEAIDVIIEAITKAGYKAGEDMFIAIDAASSEYYKDGKYVLENEGKTLTSAEMVDFFEDWVNKYPIISIEDGMAEEDWDGWKLLNERLGKKVQLVGDDLFVTNTERLEKGIEIGAANSILIKLNQIGTLTETLNAIEMANRAGYTAVISHRSGETEDTTISDLVVAVNAGQIKTGAPARSERVAKYNQLLRIEEELEDVAEYRGKKAFFNIKK
- a CDS encoding sodium-translocating pyrophosphatase → MNLLYVSLIAGFIALIVVIFLAKDILKKSPGNEKMIEISGYIEEGAMAFLRKEYSYLCVFIVVVAIAILVFLNYKTAIAFVVGALFSIIAGYIGMRIAVKSNVRTAEAAKSGIKEALSVAFSGGTVMGLCVVGLGIIGLSIFSIVFDLNVEYITGFGLGASSIALFARVGGGIYTKAADVGADLVGKVEAGIPEDDPRNPAVIADNVGDNVGDVAGMGADLFESYVGSIISAITLGAVLVSSWGKEIVIFPLVLSSIGILASLIGIVFVKSYKGDNPQKALNLGSTISGAIVLVAGFIACKYLLGSYKIFLPVIAGLLIGLLIGKITEFYTSADYKSVKFIANESETGPATNIIAGLSVGMKSTVVPILLIAVGIIVSFFAIGGAKDTALGLYGIALSAVGMLSTTAITVAVDAYGPIADNAGGIAEMCDLDDSIREITDKLDSVGNTTAAIGKGFAIGSAALTALALFASYSQIVNLETINLLNPLTLVGVLIGGMLPFLFAALTMQSVGKAATQMVEEVRRQFKENDGILKGTQKPDYSKCVEISTNAALKEMILPGILAIAVPLLVGILLGTEALAGVIGGGVVTGVMLAIMMANAGGAWDNAKKYIESGVHGGKGSYAHKAGVVGDTVGDPFKDTSGPSMNILIKLMTIVSVVFAPVILKYGGILINLFIK